GCGCACGGCTTCGCGCATCGCACTGTCCAGGTCTTTGTCGAGGCCCGTTACGATGTGTGCATCCGGCGTTTCTCCGAACGGGTTCTTGAGCAACGGCACCCGGTCGTTGGGCAGGCTCGCGCGCTTGTGCAGGATGATCTGAAAGGTCGGGGTCAGCGATGTTTCGATGGCGGTCAGGCTTACCTCGCCGTTGCCCTGCGCCGCGTGGGCGTCGCCCGTGTACAGCAGCGCGCCTGGCACCTGCACCGGATAAAACGTGGTCGTGCCCGGGCGGGACAGGCGCTTGATGTCCATGTTGCCACCATAGCGCCGCGGCGGAACCGAATTGATAATCCCGGTGGCGTCGGGCGCGACGCCAACGATGCCCATAAACGGTGCGAGCGGCACCTGGATATTACGGCCTGCCGGGAACTGCCCTACGCCTCGAACGTAATCCAGACGCAGCACGTTGCCGTAATACAGTTGGCCGCCAGTGGGGAAGGTTTCGGGCAGCGAGCCTTTGCCGTGACGGGCGGAGTTCACGCCGTAATCGACGCGCGGTTCGATGAAAAGCGTTTTGACTTCCAAGATGTCGCCCGGCTCCGCGCTCTCTACGGCGACCGGTCCGGTAATCACATGCGGCCCCGGCCCTTGCGGCAGACCATAGGTGAGAAATACCTTGAGTTGATCCTCCAGAATCTTCGTCACCGGAATGCCATTGGCGGGAAAGAACTGCCGGGGATCGCCTTGGTCGGGCAACATGCCTTCGTGCGATATCGTCTCCAGGGTGACGATATCGCCGGAGCGGATCGTCAGGACGGGTTTGGCGTCGCGGTTGGGCAAAAAGCCCCAGCGCAACAGCTCGGGATTGTCGGAGCGGACATAGTGCGACGTAGCGCCCGGCGCGCGACGCTTGGCCTCCGCAATCGCAGCCCTACGACTTTGCGTGGGAGGGGCGGGTAGCGCGACGGCGGCCTGAGCGCCCGTGAACGCGACGCCCAGTGAACCCGCGCCGATCAGGGCGCCAGAGCGGCGCAGAAAATCTCGACGCTGCAAAGCGTTTCGGGACAATCCGGGCGCGTCGGATGCCGGCATCTGGCGGTGCGCGCTGATTTCGGACTCTACGGCCACCTCCATTGATGAAAACTTCTCGCTATCAACGCACATGACGTTCTCCTGCCAAGGGCAATCCGCTACCGATCCGGGTTGACGCATATCCGAGGCGCGCAGGCTTGATATCGCAAATCACGTCGGCCATCGCACCTAGTGCAACGGACATGCCATGCACCCTGCAAGACGGTAAACGGTTGATAGTGGACTAACGTCAGGGTCGGCCGGCGCATCGACGCCGGCCGATCGCGCACTCTTATGGCGTGGGCTGCGCAATGGTGCGCTTTCCTGATGCGGGCGCCCGTTACTATTGCGCGGAGTTAGCGCGGTGAATCTATCTGCTCCAGATGCCTACTCACTCTCGAACCCCTGGCTCGTGAACTTCAAGGTCCGGCTGTTCTCGGTAACTGTCCGAACGACCTGGTCGGATGCGCCCGACGGAATCGTCGCGTCGATTTCGATCGTCACGCGAACCTCGGCGCCAACCAGCCCCGATAAATGAGCAATCACCTCATCAGCAATCCGGCTTGCATCACGCCCGACTCGATCTGGAGCGAGAGCCACTGTTCCATGAAAGCGGCGCGGCTGGGCCGCCACATTCGATCCCGAAGCTCCCTCGCCATCCCGACCGAGCAAGCCGTTCGCATCGGTAGGTCTCTCCGCTCCAGAACCAGCGCCCTCACCAACCGCACCAGGAGTTGCTGATGGCGGAACTTCGGCACTCATTTGCCGTTGCGCGATATCCGGCTTCACCAATAGACCCATCGAATCTGCCGACACACTCACGATCTGTCCGCCTCGCAGGCCACGGTATCGGCCGGCCGCCTCATCGTGGCTTTCGGCATACGCGAATGCGTCGGACTGCCAGGTGAGCAGCGACACACCGTCCCGAATGGCCTGCACGAGCACCTCTGTGCCGCCCAGACGCGGCAGATCGAGATAGCGCGCGAAGTGCTCGGCGAGCTGCTTCACTGGAACGTTGTTGCCATTCCAGAGGGGCACGTCGTCCAGATGCTTGCGCAGAATGGTTGAGCCGAGGCTCGTAACGAGGAGTTCGTCGTTTCGCAGCTTCTTGCTCGCGCGGACAGCAAGCGCGTCGGATCCCGTTAGGCGCACCGCTTCCCACACCGCGTCCGCCTGCGGCGTTTTCTGCTCGGGCACCAGCACCCACTGGTAAGTCTCGGGCAGACGCGCCGTCACTGCGCCATCGGCCGCCTGCTTCTGGGTCTCGGCCTGCCGTACCTGGTGCGGGTCGAGGTTGAGCGTATCCTTCTCCGCCAGAACTGATGACCACGCGAGATATTTG
This genomic interval from Gammaproteobacteria bacterium contains the following:
- a CDS encoding acetamidase/formamidase family protein, whose amino-acid sequence is MCVDSEKFSSMEVAVESEISAHRQMPASDAPGLSRNALQRRDFLRRSGALIGAGSLGVAFTGAQAAVALPAPPTQSRRAAIAEAKRRAPGATSHYVRSDNPELLRWGFLPNRDAKPVLTIRSGDIVTLETISHEGMLPDQGDPRQFFPANGIPVTKILEDQLKVFLTYGLPQGPGPHVITGPVAVESAEPGDILEVKTLFIEPRVDYGVNSARHGKGSLPETFPTGGQLYYGNVLRLDYVRGVGQFPAGRNIQVPLAPFMGIVGVAPDATGIINSVPPRRYGGNMDIKRLSRPGTTTFYPVQVPGALLYTGDAHAAQGNGEVSLTAIETSLTPTFQIILHKRASLPNDRVPLLKNPFGETPDAHIVTGLDKDLDSAMREAVRECVSFLQQTASLSPDDAYSLASIGVDFEVSQVVDINKGVHAVIPKALFAGGA